The Nitrosospira multiformis ATCC 25196 region TCAGCCAGTCTGCAACAGTCATCGGCCAGATTGCCAAGACGAAACTTTGGACCGGGTAGATCGACAAGAATAGCTACCGGTTGCCCAGCCTCACTTGCCGCCCGGCGAACTTGTTCGATGCGGCGGGAATGCGTGATGGAATCGCTATGCGAAGCATTGACGCGAGCGACATCCATTCCTCCGCTGATCAGACCTTCGATAACTCCGGGTGCATCCGTTGCGGGACCCAGCGTACAAACAATCTTGGCTCGATGCCAGGGGGTCATAGAAGGTACTCCAATCGATCGGGTTCCACTCGGTCACCTAATGCGGTGTGCCTTTTGGCAGGATTTTGGGCACGAGATGTAAAATGACAAATGCAAGAAAAGCGCTGAGAACGGCCGAACCTTCCCGCCCTAAACCCGCCGCGATACCCACCGCAGCTGTCAGCCATACACCCGCCGCCGTTGTCAGCCCTTTTATTGTTTCCTCATTGGCGCTTTTAAGAATGGTCCCGGCCCCCAGAAACCCGACACCCGTAATGACGCCTTGAATTACACGCGACACCTCTGCATCAGGCATTTGCATTTGCTGGGGAACGAGCACGAAGATAGCCGCGCCGACGGCGACCAGCATGTGAGTGCGCACCCCCGCCGCCTTGCCGCTATGTTCGCGCTCCAGGCCCAGCAACGCTCCCAATATTGCAGCTATCGCCAAGCGCAGGATGACACGGGTAAATTCGACAGCAGTGGGCAGATCGGAGAACTCCACTATTATCGTTTTATATACTTCGAGCCACCATCCCTCCATAACAGCTCCAAAAAGGATACCCAGGACTACCGCCCCAGCATTTCACCCACGGGCTTGAGCGATTCGATCCGATCGCAAACCACTTTTGCGACGGCCAATAGCGGCGCCCCCAGAAGCAAGCCGGCCACGCCCCACAGCCAGCCAAAAAATAACAGCACGATGAACAGCACCGCCTCATTCACTCGCGCGAATCTTCCCTGCAACCAAGTGCCGAACAACATTCCAATAGAGCCGGAAATCAAAACTGCTGTCGCAGCTATCGCGAGCGCAAGCGGAAGAGAACCAAATTGCAGCAAGCCTGCTATACCGCTTGCCAGCAGGATAGTCATCGTCCCGAGATAAGGAACAAAACGTAATATGCCGGCAGCGACCCCCCACACTCCGGCGTGTTCCAATCCATACAATTCAAATGCCCACCAGGTGAGTACGGCGATCAAAGTATTCGATATGATCAAGACAAGCAGGTAGCGCTGGACCTGCAAATGTACTTCCTCCAGTATTCGAACCGCATCCTTTTTGCGTGTCAGAGATGGCCCGACCAGTTTTATGAGCTTGCGGCGAAAATGTGTCCCTGCTGCCAGCAGGAAATAGGTCAGCAGCAACACGACCGGCATTTGCGCGGCAAACGAGACCAGCAACGCGGATTGCTTGAGTAGAAAATCCTTGACCCATGCGCCATCTTCCGCGTGGCTTGTAATAACCACTGCCGCCGCGGGCGATTTCAACCCTGCATCTACCGCCGCCTTCTCAAGCTCTTTCGCCGCTTTCTCGACCTGCTGCAATACGCTTGGACCCTCGGATCGCAGCGTTCTCAGACTATGCCGCAATTTGTGCGCAACTTCAGGAAGTTTTTCAACTATAAGACTTGCATCACCGCTCAAGGATAAGGTTACCCATGAAACGCCGCCAAGCAGGACAACAAGCACAAGCGCAGCCCCGAGTATGCGAGGGACGCGGCAGCGCTCGAGCCAATCAACTACAGGACTTAACGCGTTACTCACGAGAACGCCGAACAACAAGGGAACAAAAAAGGTCTGCGCGAAATGCAGGCCTCCCAACAGCACGACCAGCGCGATTATCCAGAGTGCGATAGCTGTCCCAAAACGAGGTAGAGCGCGAGGTGCCGCGGCCTCCTCATCTATCGCCTGAGCGGAAGTGCCGGGAGGACCTTCTTCTGATTCCCCATCCAGTCTTTCAGGAAGCAGCTTTTCCGGCACAGCACTCATGATCCAGTTTGTTATTTATTTCAGATGAGAGAAACGTTAGCGCCAAATGTTGAGCAGGTATGGAAACGGTCTTCGAGCCACACGGCAAGCTTCCTGCTGGTTTTCCTGCTTTACAAAAAAGAAGTGCAAATGCCGGAAGTGCATACGTCCTTCTTTCCACTGCAACTCCCGTCTTACATCAGAAACACGCCGTCATCCAATAAACATGCTCAGTCAGGAGCTGCACGACAAAGCGGAGCAGCCGGGCTTATTACGGGCCCACTCTGGACGTCTTGCCGCAAGATCCTCGTGCTCGGGCTGTTCGTCATAAGGGTGCTTCAGCATTTCCATCAACCGTATTATCACGGAATCATCCCCCCGCTCCAGCGCTTCTATTGCCTGCTGAGCCAGATAGTTGCGTAGTACGTATTTCGGATTTGCACGGCTCATGCGATGGTAACGCAGGCCTTCAGGTTCCCCTTCCTGGCGCACCCTTGCGATATAGCGTCGCAGCCAGCCGGCCAGTCGTGTGAGGTGCGCATGGGAAAATGCCTGATGCGCGTCGTAAAATGCCGGGCGGAAAAGCTCGACCAGTCCATGATCATTCATTTGATCCACACTTTCCAGGTTCTCTGGAGCAGGGAAGGTTGTTGCCCTGTTTCCGGAGATCGGATTCAGAGGAATGTTCATCAGGCAGCGAAAGAACAATGTCATATCCGTCTCAAC contains the following coding sequences:
- a CDS encoding MgtC/SapB family protein; its protein translation is MEGWWLEVYKTIIVEFSDLPTAVEFTRVILRLAIAAILGALLGLEREHSGKAAGVRTHMLVAVGAAIFVLVPQQMQMPDAEVSRVIQGVITGVGFLGAGTILKSANEETIKGLTTAAGVWLTAAVGIAAGLGREGSAVLSAFLAFVILHLVPKILPKGTPH
- a CDS encoding AI-2E family transporter codes for the protein MSAVPEKLLPERLDGESEEGPPGTSAQAIDEEAAAPRALPRFGTAIALWIIALVVLLGGLHFAQTFFVPLLFGVLVSNALSPVVDWLERCRVPRILGAALVLVVLLGGVSWVTLSLSGDASLIVEKLPEVAHKLRHSLRTLRSEGPSVLQQVEKAAKELEKAAVDAGLKSPAAAVVITSHAEDGAWVKDFLLKQSALLVSFAAQMPVVLLLTYFLLAAGTHFRRKLIKLVGPSLTRKKDAVRILEEVHLQVQRYLLVLIISNTLIAVLTWWAFELYGLEHAGVWGVAAGILRFVPYLGTMTILLASGIAGLLQFGSLPLALAIAATAVLISGSIGMLFGTWLQGRFARVNEAVLFIVLLFFGWLWGVAGLLLGAPLLAVAKVVCDRIESLKPVGEMLGR